One Anas platyrhynchos isolate ZD024472 breed Pekin duck chromosome 2, IASCAAS_PekinDuck_T2T, whole genome shotgun sequence DNA segment encodes these proteins:
- the KRIT1 gene encoding krev interaction trapped protein 1 isoform X1, whose protein sequence is MGNPENIGDAYVAVIRPKNTASLNSREYRAKSYEILLLEVPIEGQKKKRKKVLLETKLQGSTEITQSILDYVLEATKPISPANQGIKGKRVVLMKKFPLDGEKTGQEASLYIVPTVVKDNTKYAYSPGCPVFYCLQDIMRVCSESSTHFATLTARMLIALDKWLDERHTQSHSIPALFRPSPLERIKTNVINPAYAIEPGQTESSLHMGYTALEIKSKMLALEKADMCIYNPLFGSDLQYTNRVDKVVINPYFGLGAPDYSKIQIPKREKWQRSMSSVTEDKEHQWVDDFPLHRSACEGDSDLLSHLLDKKFSVNQLDSDHWAPIHYACWYGKVEATRMLLEKGKCNPNLLNGQLSSPLHFAAGGGHAEIVQILLNHPEIDRHITDQQGRSPLNVCEENKQNEWEETAKLLKEAINKPYEKARIYRMDGSYRSVELKHGNNTTVQQIMEGMRLSQETQQYFTIWICSENLSLQLKPYHKPLQHIRDWPEIFTELTNLDPQRETSQLFLRRDVRLPLEIEKKIEDPLAILILFDEARYNLLKGFYTSPDAKLITLASLLLQIVYGNYESKKHKQGFLNEENLKSIVPITKLKSKAPHWTNRILHEYKNLSTSEGVSKEMHHLQRMFLQNCWEIPTYGAAFFTGQIFTKASSSSHKVIKVYVGVNVKGLHLLNMETKALLLSLKYGCFMWQLGDGDTCFQIHSLENKMSFIVHTKQAGLVVKLLMKLNGQLMPSERNE, encoded by the exons ATGGGAAACCCAGAAAACATTGGAGATGCCTATGTTGCTGTGATTCGTCCAAAAAATACTGCTAGCCTGAATTCTCGGGAATATCGAGCTAAATCCTATGAA ATTTTGCTGCTCGAAGTTCCCATTGaaggtcaaaagaaaaaaagaaagaaagttttgCTGGAAACTAAACTGCAGGGAAGCACTGAGATAACCCAGAGCATCTTGGATTATGTATTAGAAGCCACCAAACCAATATCACCAGCCAATCAGGGTATTAAAG GGAAGCGTGTAGTGTTAATGAAGAAGTTTCCTCTTGATGGAGAGAAGACAGGCCAGGAGGCATCACTTTACATCGTTCCTACTGTTGTGAAAG ATAATACAAAATATGCATACAGTCCGGGATGTCCCGTGTTCTACTGTTTACAAGACATCATGAGGGTCTGCAGTGAATCCAGCACCCACTTTGCTACACTTACTGCAAGAATGTTAATTGCCTTGGACAA GTGGCTGGATGAACGGCATACCCAGTCTCATTCCATCCCAGCTTTATTCAGACCATCTCCTCTTGagagaattaaaacaaatgtaataAACCCTGCCTATGCTATAGAACCTGGTCAAACAGAGAGCTCGTTACACATGGGTTATACTGCCTTGGAAATAAAGAGTAAAATGCTGGCACTAGAGAAAGCAGATATGTGTATCTATAATCCCTTGTTTGGGTCTGACCTTCAATATACCAATAGG GTTGACAAAGTGGTAATAAATCCATATTTTGGCCTTGGAGCCCCAGACTATTCAAAAATTCAGATTCCTAAAAGAGAAAAGTGGCAACGTAGCATGAGCAGTGTCACAGAGGACAA GGAACACCAGTGGGTAGATGATTTCCCTCTTCATCGGAGTGCTTGTGAAGGTGATTCTGATTTACTAAGCCACCTTCTGGACAAGAAGTTTTCTGTTAATCAGTTAGACAGTGACCACTGGGCACCTATCCATTATGCATGCTG GTATGGAAAAGTTGAAGCCACTCGGATGCTGTTAGAGAAAGGGAAATGCAATCCAAACCTTTTGAATGGCCAGCTTAGCTCTCCTCTGCAttttgctgctggaggtgggcaTGCTGAAATAGTACAAATTTTACTGAATCATCCAGAAATTGACAGA CACATTACTGATCAACAAGGAAGGTCTCCACTGAATGTCTGTgaagagaacaaacaaaacGAATGGGAAGAAACTGCAAAACTGCTGAAGGAAGCCATAAATAAACCt TATGAAAAGGCGCGGATTTATCGTATGGATGGGTCATACCGCTCTGTTGAGCTGAAACATGGAAACAATACCACTGTACAGCAGATAATGGAAGGGATGCGTTTGTCTCAAGAAACTCAGCAATACTTCACTATCTGGATCTGTTCTGAGAATCTCA GCCTCCAACTGAAGCCATATCACAAGCCTTTGCAGCATATTCGAGACTGGCCTGAAATATTCACTGAACTGACAAATCTGGATCCTCAGAGGGAAACTTCACAGCTTTTCCTGAGAAGAGATGTGAGACTTCCactggaaatagaaaaaaag attgAGGATCCATTAGCTATTCTTATTCTTTTTGATGAAGCCAGATATAACTTACTGAAAGGTTTCTATACATCACCTGATGCCAAACTGATCACACTGGCAAGTCTGCTCCTACAAATAGTCTATGGAAATTATGAGAGCAAGAAGCATAAACAGGGCTTTCTGAA tGAAGAAAATCTTAAATCCATAGTGCCAATCACTAAACTGAAGAGTAAAGCTCCTCACTGGACAAACAGGATACTTCATGAATACAAG AACCTCAGCACCAGTGAAGGTGTAAGTAAAGAGATGCATCACCTTCAGCGCATGTTTTTGCAGAACTGCTGGGAAATTCCTACTTATGGAGCAGCTTTTTTCACCGGCCAGATATTCACCAAAGCAAGTTCAAGTAGCCATAAAGTCATCAAAGTGTACGTAGGAGTCAATGTGAAAGGGCTGCATCTCCTCAACATGGAAACAAAG GCTTTACTCCTCAGCCTAAAGTATGGCTGCTTTATGTGGCAATTGGGAGATGGTGATACATGTTTTCAAATACAcagtctggaaaacaaaatgagctTTATTGTGCATACCAAACAG GCAGGTCTCGTCGTAAAACTTCTGATGAAATTAAATGGCCAGTTAATGCCAAGTGAAAGAAATGAATGA
- the KRIT1 gene encoding krev interaction trapped protein 1 isoform X2, whose product MGNPENIGDAYVAVIRPKNTASLNSREYRAKSYEILLLEVPIEGQKKKRKKVLLETKLQGSTEITQSILDYVLEATKPISPANQGIKGKRVVLMKKFPLDGEKTGQEASLYIVPTVVKDNTKYAYSPGCPVFYCLQDIMRVCSESSTHFATLTARMLIALDKWLDERHTQSHSIPALFRPSPLERIKTNVINPAYAIEPGQTESSLHMGYTALEIKSKMLALEKADMCIYNPLFGSDLQYTNRVDKVVINPYFGLGAPDYSKIQIPKREKWQRSMSSVTEDKEHQWVDDFPLHRSACEGDSDLLSHLLDKKFSVNQLDSDHWAPIHYACWYGKVEATRMLLEKGKCNPNLLNGQLSSPLHFAAGGGHAEIVQILLNHPEIDRHITDQQGRSPLNVCEENKQNEWEETAKLLKEAINKPYEKARIYRMDGSYRSVELKHGNNTTVQQIMEGMRLSQETQQYFTIWICSENLSLQLKPYHKPLQHIRDWPEIFTELTNLDPQRETSQLFLRRDVRLPLEIEKKIEDPLAILILFDEARYNLLKGFYTSPDAKLITLASLLLQIVYGNYESKKHKQGFLNEENLKSIVPITKLKSKAPHWTNRILHEYKNLSTSEGVSKEMHHLQRMFLQNCWEIPTYGAAFFTGQIFTKASSSSHKVIKVYVGVNVKGLHLLNMETKSLFTSDLTVKISKILKSSKGTTNRKPRIFPLDYFISYN is encoded by the exons ATGGGAAACCCAGAAAACATTGGAGATGCCTATGTTGCTGTGATTCGTCCAAAAAATACTGCTAGCCTGAATTCTCGGGAATATCGAGCTAAATCCTATGAA ATTTTGCTGCTCGAAGTTCCCATTGaaggtcaaaagaaaaaaagaaagaaagttttgCTGGAAACTAAACTGCAGGGAAGCACTGAGATAACCCAGAGCATCTTGGATTATGTATTAGAAGCCACCAAACCAATATCACCAGCCAATCAGGGTATTAAAG GGAAGCGTGTAGTGTTAATGAAGAAGTTTCCTCTTGATGGAGAGAAGACAGGCCAGGAGGCATCACTTTACATCGTTCCTACTGTTGTGAAAG ATAATACAAAATATGCATACAGTCCGGGATGTCCCGTGTTCTACTGTTTACAAGACATCATGAGGGTCTGCAGTGAATCCAGCACCCACTTTGCTACACTTACTGCAAGAATGTTAATTGCCTTGGACAA GTGGCTGGATGAACGGCATACCCAGTCTCATTCCATCCCAGCTTTATTCAGACCATCTCCTCTTGagagaattaaaacaaatgtaataAACCCTGCCTATGCTATAGAACCTGGTCAAACAGAGAGCTCGTTACACATGGGTTATACTGCCTTGGAAATAAAGAGTAAAATGCTGGCACTAGAGAAAGCAGATATGTGTATCTATAATCCCTTGTTTGGGTCTGACCTTCAATATACCAATAGG GTTGACAAAGTGGTAATAAATCCATATTTTGGCCTTGGAGCCCCAGACTATTCAAAAATTCAGATTCCTAAAAGAGAAAAGTGGCAACGTAGCATGAGCAGTGTCACAGAGGACAA GGAACACCAGTGGGTAGATGATTTCCCTCTTCATCGGAGTGCTTGTGAAGGTGATTCTGATTTACTAAGCCACCTTCTGGACAAGAAGTTTTCTGTTAATCAGTTAGACAGTGACCACTGGGCACCTATCCATTATGCATGCTG GTATGGAAAAGTTGAAGCCACTCGGATGCTGTTAGAGAAAGGGAAATGCAATCCAAACCTTTTGAATGGCCAGCTTAGCTCTCCTCTGCAttttgctgctggaggtgggcaTGCTGAAATAGTACAAATTTTACTGAATCATCCAGAAATTGACAGA CACATTACTGATCAACAAGGAAGGTCTCCACTGAATGTCTGTgaagagaacaaacaaaacGAATGGGAAGAAACTGCAAAACTGCTGAAGGAAGCCATAAATAAACCt TATGAAAAGGCGCGGATTTATCGTATGGATGGGTCATACCGCTCTGTTGAGCTGAAACATGGAAACAATACCACTGTACAGCAGATAATGGAAGGGATGCGTTTGTCTCAAGAAACTCAGCAATACTTCACTATCTGGATCTGTTCTGAGAATCTCA GCCTCCAACTGAAGCCATATCACAAGCCTTTGCAGCATATTCGAGACTGGCCTGAAATATTCACTGAACTGACAAATCTGGATCCTCAGAGGGAAACTTCACAGCTTTTCCTGAGAAGAGATGTGAGACTTCCactggaaatagaaaaaaag attgAGGATCCATTAGCTATTCTTATTCTTTTTGATGAAGCCAGATATAACTTACTGAAAGGTTTCTATACATCACCTGATGCCAAACTGATCACACTGGCAAGTCTGCTCCTACAAATAGTCTATGGAAATTATGAGAGCAAGAAGCATAAACAGGGCTTTCTGAA tGAAGAAAATCTTAAATCCATAGTGCCAATCACTAAACTGAAGAGTAAAGCTCCTCACTGGACAAACAGGATACTTCATGAATACAAG AACCTCAGCACCAGTGAAGGTGTAAGTAAAGAGATGCATCACCTTCAGCGCATGTTTTTGCAGAACTGCTGGGAAATTCCTACTTATGGAGCAGCTTTTTTCACCGGCCAGATATTCACCAAAGCAAGTTCAAGTAGCCATAAAGTCATCAAAGTGTACGTAGGAGTCAATGTGAAAGGGCTGCATCTCCTCAACATGGAAACAAAG tcTCTTTTCACATCCGACTTGACTGTGAAGATTTCCAAGAttttgaagtcttcaaaagGCACTACTAATAGAAAGCCTCGTATTTTTCCACTTGACTACTTTATAAGCTACAACTAG